One genomic region from Artemia franciscana chromosome 17, ASM3288406v1, whole genome shotgun sequence encodes:
- the LOC136038189 gene encoding serine proteinase stubble-like, whose product MDQSSTIQAYLRIGTSSCGGSLVNHYHVITAAHCVAGATPDQLRIYLGEYTLNSEEEPFAHVMVGASQISVHPHHKLGTHRYDVAVITLSRRVPYQPHIKPICLPDKGDDFEADYAVVAGWGITQEGLRFVYPETLQAVSVKIINNGQCQSWYTRRGYDYRIHTEMVCAGFREGGKDACTGDSGGPLMLEDRGRWTLVGIVSWGIPCAHPLLPSVYHRVSATIDWISSVVWSLPKSL is encoded by the exons ATGGACCAGTCATCAACGATCCAG GCTTATTTACGTATTGGTACGAGCAGTTGTGGTGGATCTCTCGTAAACCACTACCATGTGATAACAGCTGCTCATTGTGTGGCCGGAGCAACGCCAGACCAACTACGTATTTACTTGGGAGAATACACGCTGAATAGTGAAGAAGAACCCTTCGCCCATGTCATGGTTGGTGCTTCGCAGATAAGCGTCCATCCACACCATAAACTAGGG ACTCATAGATACGACGTTGCTGTTATAACCTTATCCAGACGCGTGCCCTATCAACCTCACATTAAACCAATATGCCTACCGGACAAAGGAGATGATTTCGAAGCGGATTATGCAGTGGTTGCCGGTTGGGGTATCACGCAAGAAG GGCTACGTTTTGTCTATCCAGAGACGCTACAGGCTGTTAgcgtaaaaataataaacaacgGTCAGTGCCAAAGTTGGTACACTAGAAGAGGATACGATTACAGAATCCACACTGAAATGGTCTGTGCTGGATTTAGAGAAGGTGGCAAAGATGCATGTACA GGAGACTCTGGGGGTCCACTGATGTTAGAAGATCGAGGACGATGGACACTAGTCGGCATAGTCTCATGGGGGATCCCCTGTGCTCATCCTCTTCTACCGAGCGTCTACCATCGTGTTTCTGCAACAATTGACTGGATATCATCAGTTGTGTGGTCTCTGCCCAAATCATTATAA